The following proteins are encoded in a genomic region of Herminiimonas arsenicoxydans:
- the cysA1 gene encoding Sulfate/thiosulfate import ATP-binding protein CysA (Sulfate-transporting ATPase) (Evidence 2a : Function of homologous gene experimentally demonstrated in an other organism; PubMedId : 2188958; Product type t : transporter) has protein sequence MSIEVKNINKKFGNFVALNDVSLEFPAGELTALLGPSGCGKTTLLRIIAGLEQPDHGQVLLDGEDASARHVRERQVGFVFQHYALFKHMTVFENIAFGLRVRPAATRPSESVIKEKVTKLLELVQLDWLADRYPPQLSGGQRQRIALARALAVEPRVLLLDEPFGALDAKVRKELRRWLRRLHDELHVTSIFVTHDQEEALEVADQIVLMNKGHVEQIGAPKDVYNNPASPFVYGFLGNVNLFRGRVHEGVLQSSGIAFDAPDHAKTQDARGIGYVRPHDLEVDRYTSGAEGIVVQLRRAHAIGPLAQLELERDDNGELIEAVISNERFGLLKLKEGETLVVRPKRLQVFVDDSI, from the coding sequence ATGAGTATCGAAGTTAAAAACATCAACAAGAAATTCGGCAATTTTGTCGCCCTCAACGATGTATCGCTGGAATTTCCAGCCGGTGAATTGACGGCATTGCTCGGGCCTTCCGGCTGTGGCAAGACAACCTTGTTGCGCATCATCGCGGGTCTGGAGCAGCCGGATCACGGCCAGGTGCTGCTGGACGGCGAAGATGCATCGGCGCGCCATGTGCGTGAGCGTCAGGTCGGCTTTGTGTTCCAGCATTACGCCTTGTTCAAGCACATGACGGTGTTTGAAAACATCGCCTTTGGCTTGCGCGTGCGTCCCGCAGCAACGCGTCCTTCCGAATCGGTGATCAAGGAAAAGGTCACCAAGCTGCTCGAACTGGTGCAGCTCGACTGGCTGGCCGATCGCTATCCGCCGCAATTGTCCGGCGGTCAGCGTCAGCGGATTGCACTGGCGCGCGCATTGGCAGTCGAGCCGCGCGTGCTGTTGCTGGACGAACCGTTCGGTGCGCTGGATGCAAAAGTACGCAAGGAATTGCGCCGCTGGTTGCGCCGTCTGCATGACGAATTGCATGTCACCAGCATTTTCGTCACCCACGATCAGGAAGAGGCGCTGGAAGTCGCGGATCAAATCGTGCTGATGAACAAGGGTCATGTCGAGCAGATCGGTGCGCCCAAGGATGTCTACAACAATCCGGCTTCGCCATTTGTCTATGGTTTCCTCGGTAACGTGAATCTGTTTCGCGGTCGCGTGCATGAAGGCGTGCTGCAATCATCGGGCATTGCGTTCGATGCGCCGGATCATGCAAAAACGCAGGATGCCCGGGGCATCGGCTATGTGCGTCCGCACGATCTGGAAGTCGATCGCTACACTTCCGGCGCGGAAGGCATCGTGGTGCAGTTGCGCCGCGCGCATGCCATCGGCCCGCTGGCGCAACTCGAACTGGAACGCGACGACAACGGCGAGTTGATCGAAGCAGTGATTTCAAATGAACGCTTTGGTTTGTTGAAACTGAAGGAAGGCGAAACGCTGGTGGTACGTCCCAAACGTCTGCAGGTATTTGTCGACGATTCGATCTGA
- the SodC gene encoding Superoxide dismutase [Cu-Zn] (Evidence 2a : Function of homologous gene experimentally demonstrated in an other organism; PubMedId : 2482436; Product type e : enzyme): MKTVTASALLSAIVLVAGCAGYHATGPSAEARLKPTQGNRTSGFVHFQQNGDRVTVRASIEGLTPGLHGFHVHEKGDCSAPDAMSAGGHFNPGAKHHGAPTSADHHGGDFGNLTADANGRASLTLVVTKGEITLDRDAANSIIGKGLIVHADPDDYKTQPTGNSGKRLACGVIVRN, encoded by the coding sequence ATGAAAACCGTCACAGCATCTGCGTTATTGAGCGCCATTGTTCTCGTTGCCGGTTGCGCCGGCTATCACGCTACAGGCCCGAGTGCTGAAGCCAGACTGAAGCCGACACAGGGAAACAGGACCAGCGGCTTCGTGCACTTTCAGCAAAACGGTGATCGCGTGACTGTGCGCGCCAGCATAGAGGGTTTGACGCCCGGCCTGCACGGATTTCATGTTCATGAAAAAGGTGATTGCAGCGCGCCGGATGCCATGAGCGCCGGCGGGCATTTTAATCCTGGTGCGAAACATCATGGCGCACCGACGAGTGCCGATCATCATGGCGGCGACTTTGGTAATCTGACTGCGGATGCCAACGGCAGAGCATCGCTGACTCTGGTTGTTACCAAGGGCGAGATTACGCTGGATAGGGATGCCGCCAACAGCATCATCGGCAAAGGCTTGATCGTGCATGCCGATCCCGATGATTACAAAACCCAGCCTACCGGCAATTCCGGCAAGCGCCTGGCTTGTGGAGTGATTGTGCGAAACTAG
- the dut gene encoding Deoxyuridine 5'-triphosphate nucleotidohydrolase (dUTPase) (dUTP pyrophosphatase) (Evidence 2a : Function of homologous gene experimentally demonstrated in an other organism; PubMedId : 87161896, 89042079, 92380941, 11375495, 1311056, 6139280, 8646539, 9757088; Product type e : enzyme) → MKTIDVKILDPRMQEQMPAYATSGSAGLDLRACIEAPITIKPGETHLIPTGLAIHIGNPAYAAVILPRSGMGHKHGIVLGNLVGLIDSDYQGQLMVSTWNRGQAEFVLNPMERLAQLVIVPVLQVGFNIVDDFDSSERGAGGFGSTGKH, encoded by the coding sequence ATGAAAACAATAGACGTAAAAATTCTCGATCCCCGCATGCAGGAACAAATGCCGGCTTATGCCACATCCGGTAGCGCCGGGCTCGATCTGCGTGCCTGCATCGAAGCACCGATTACCATCAAACCGGGCGAAACGCACTTGATTCCGACCGGGCTGGCGATACATATCGGCAATCCGGCGTATGCTGCCGTCATCCTGCCACGCAGCGGCATGGGCCACAAACATGGCATCGTACTGGGGAACTTGGTCGGCCTGATCGACTCCGATTATCAGGGCCAATTGATGGTTTCCACATGGAACCGCGGTCAAGCCGAGTTTGTCCTTAATCCGATGGAGCGTCTGGCGCAACTGGTCATCGTTCCGGTGCTGCAGGTGGGTTTCAATATCGTCGATGATTTCGACAGCAGCGAGCGCGGTGCCGGCGGCTTCGGCAGTACCGGCAAACACTAA
- the lspA2 gene encoding Lipoprotein signal peptidase (Prolipoprotein signal peptidase) (Signal peptidase II) (SPase II) (Evidence 2a : Function of homologous gene experimentally demonstrated in an other organism; PubMedId : 10482504; Product type e : enzyme) yields the protein MSNVSTNTGIARWLGIAAILIILDQITKIAITSTFVYGEAMPVTPFFNLVLVYNKGAAFSFLASETGWQRHFFTVIGIGASAFIIYLLKKNQGQRLLSWALTLILGGAIGNVIDRILYGHVIDFLDVYIGNWHWPAFNIADSAICIGAVLFVYDELKRSKKPASGT from the coding sequence ATGAGCAACGTTTCTACAAATACCGGTATCGCCCGCTGGCTGGGTATCGCTGCGATTCTGATCATTCTCGATCAGATTACCAAGATCGCGATTACCAGCACCTTCGTGTACGGCGAGGCTATGCCAGTTACGCCGTTCTTCAATCTGGTGCTGGTCTATAACAAGGGCGCTGCTTTCAGCTTCCTGGCATCGGAAACCGGCTGGCAGCGGCATTTCTTCACCGTGATCGGTATCGGTGCATCAGCCTTCATCATCTATCTGCTGAAAAAGAATCAGGGCCAGCGTTTGTTGAGCTGGGCGCTGACATTGATACTCGGCGGCGCGATCGGCAATGTGATCGACCGTATTCTGTACGGCCACGTGATCGACTTTCTGGATGTCTATATCGGTAACTGGCATTGGCCGGCATTCAATATTGCCGACAGTGCGATTTGCATCGGCGCAGTGCTGTTCGTCTACGATGAACTGAAGCGCAGCAAAAAACCGGCTTCCGGCACTTGA
- a CDS encoding putative protease (Evidence 3 : Function proposed based on presence of conserved amino acid motif, structural feature or limited homology; Product type pe : putative enzyme): MSGLLQALRYPLRRAPSLKTALFPVALLLAGCSTVSLETPAPRVGITTSESSQLQTLRAITSQQDRLYRVAAPLLVSNAPLCKGHARNLIGFSAKNKYSFSEDYVDAAQSLGFDERLQVMGVLNNSGAARSGIKRGDMLMTVEGTAIPQGPNAERQAAAMLGPLVSKRSSVKLSLLRNGTNTSATVPLTLACGFGIELGNVDNVNAYADGRRVLLTRGMLNFVRNDTELAYVLAKELAHNALGHPTRQRMNATAGGIIDNLIRIAPDTSTLGGSGGMLATPQELDAAADTLALYMLVRAGYNIDGAAAFWQRLATQYPATVLNAYTAIHPATSYRLAAIEKTSAEIKGKLAAKRSLLP, from the coding sequence ATGTCAGGCCTGCTACAAGCTTTACGATACCCGCTCCGGCGCGCGCCTTCCCTCAAGACAGCGTTGTTTCCTGTCGCCTTGTTGCTGGCCGGTTGCAGCACGGTGTCGCTCGAGACTCCCGCACCGCGCGTCGGCATCACGACCAGCGAATCGTCGCAGTTGCAAACCCTGCGCGCAATCACCAGCCAGCAGGATCGCCTGTACCGCGTTGCCGCACCGCTGCTGGTCAGTAATGCGCCTTTGTGCAAAGGTCATGCCCGCAATCTGATCGGCTTCAGCGCCAAGAACAAGTATTCGTTTTCTGAAGATTATGTCGACGCTGCGCAATCGCTGGGTTTCGACGAACGCCTGCAAGTCATGGGCGTGCTGAACAACAGCGGCGCTGCACGTTCCGGCATCAAGCGCGGCGATATGCTGATGACAGTAGAAGGCACTGCGATTCCGCAAGGTCCGAACGCCGAGCGTCAGGCAGCGGCCATGCTCGGCCCGCTGGTCAGCAAACGTTCTTCCGTCAAACTGAGCTTGCTGCGCAACGGCACCAATACAAGCGCCACCGTACCGTTGACGCTGGCTTGCGGCTTCGGCATCGAACTCGGCAATGTCGACAATGTGAATGCCTACGCAGACGGCCGGCGCGTGCTGCTCACGCGCGGCATGCTGAACTTCGTCAGGAACGATACCGAGCTGGCCTATGTGCTGGCGAAAGAACTCGCGCATAACGCGCTCGGCCATCCAACCCGACAAAGAATGAATGCCACCGCAGGCGGTATCATCGACAATCTGATTCGCATCGCACCGGACACCAGTACGCTGGGCGGTTCCGGCGGCATGCTTGCAACACCGCAGGAGCTCGATGCCGCGGCCGATACGCTGGCACTCTATATGCTGGTACGCGCCGGCTACAACATCGATGGCGCCGCCGCTTTCTGGCAGCGACTGGCCACCCAGTATCCGGCGACCGTACTGAACGCCTACACTGCGATCCATCCTGCTACTTCTTACCGTCTTGCCGCCATCGAAAAAACCAGTGCGGAAATCAAGGGCAAGCTGGCAGCAAAAAGATCGCTGCTGCCTTGA
- the coaB gene encoding Coenzyme A biosynthesis bifunctional protein coaBC (DNA/pantothenate metabolism flavoprotein) [Includes: Phosphopantothenoylcysteine decarboxylase (PPCDC) (CoaC); Phosphopantothenate--cysteine ligase (Phosphopantothenoylcysteine synthase) (PPC synthetase) (PPCS) (CoaB)] (Evidence 2a : Function of homologous gene experimentally demonstrated in an other organism; PubMedId : 12140293, 14686929, 20493562, 21216635, 21347951, 88115193, 6139280; Product type e : enzyme) — MDLAGKKIILGLTGGVACYKAAELTRALSKAGATVQIVMTDAATHFITPVTMQALSGNPVVTDQWDARVANNMPHIDLTRDADAIVIAPCSADFIFKLAHGACDDLLSTLCVARPDTLPLMIAPAMNVEMWQNPATKRNVAQVRADRIAVFGPDAGEQACGETGMGRMLEPEQLLEEIIASFQPNLLVGKSVMVTAGPTFEPIDPVRGITNLSSGKMGYAIARAAREAGAEVTLISGPTALAAPYGVHCINVQTAAQMHDAVMSRISSQHVFIAVAAVADWRVKNQSAQKLKKDAAGHAPALEFEQNTDILAAVAALEKRPYCVGFAAESENLQEYGEAKRKKKNIPLLVGNIGHQTFGQDQNELMLFDDQGHTLFPLADKQKLARQLVGEIARRL; from the coding sequence ATGGATCTTGCTGGTAAAAAAATCATACTGGGATTGACCGGCGGCGTCGCCTGCTACAAGGCAGCGGAATTGACGCGCGCCCTGAGCAAGGCAGGCGCCACGGTACAGATCGTGATGACGGATGCAGCTACGCACTTCATCACGCCGGTCACCATGCAGGCCTTGTCGGGCAATCCGGTCGTCACCGATCAATGGGATGCGCGTGTTGCCAACAATATGCCGCACATCGATCTGACGCGCGATGCCGATGCCATCGTGATCGCACCCTGCTCCGCCGATTTCATTTTCAAGCTTGCGCACGGCGCTTGCGACGATCTGCTGTCCACCCTGTGCGTGGCACGGCCCGACACCTTGCCGCTGATGATCGCGCCAGCCATGAATGTAGAGATGTGGCAAAACCCGGCCACCAAACGCAACGTCGCACAAGTGCGGGCAGACCGCATTGCCGTGTTCGGCCCGGATGCCGGCGAACAGGCCTGCGGTGAAACCGGTATGGGCCGCATGCTGGAGCCGGAACAGTTGCTGGAAGAAATCATCGCCAGCTTCCAGCCGAATCTGCTGGTCGGCAAAAGCGTGATGGTGACCGCCGGCCCGACCTTCGAGCCTATCGATCCGGTGCGCGGCATTACCAACCTTTCATCCGGAAAAATGGGCTATGCGATTGCACGCGCCGCACGCGAAGCCGGCGCCGAGGTCACGCTGATTTCCGGCCCGACTGCATTGGCTGCACCGTACGGTGTGCATTGCATCAACGTGCAAACTGCTGCACAAATGCACGATGCCGTGATGTCGCGCATCAGTTCGCAGCATGTATTCATTGCAGTGGCGGCAGTCGCCGACTGGCGCGTCAAAAATCAGAGCGCGCAGAAATTGAAGAAAGACGCAGCCGGACATGCGCCGGCACTGGAATTCGAGCAAAACACCGATATTCTGGCCGCCGTCGCCGCACTGGAGAAACGTCCGTATTGCGTGGGCTTTGCCGCAGAGTCGGAAAATCTGCAGGAGTACGGCGAAGCCAAACGCAAGAAAAAGAACATTCCGCTGCTGGTCGGTAATATCGGCCATCAAACTTTTGGCCAGGATCAGAACGAACTGATGCTGTTCGACGATCAGGGCCATACGCTGTTCCCATTGGCCGACAAGCAAAAACTGGCGCGTCAGCTGGTAGGCGAAATCGCCCGTCGTCTGTAA
- the cysW1 gene encoding Sulfate transport system permease protein CysW (Evidence 2a : Function of homologous gene experimentally demonstrated in an other organism; PubMedId : 2188958, 2188959; Product type t : transporter): protein MPRAAHVPAATLEPVWVRSLLIGVALAFLALFLFVPLMAVFAEALKKGWDAYIAAILEEDALSAIKLTLITAAIAVPLNLIFGVAASWCIAKFDFRGKSFLLTLIDLPFSVSPVISGLIYVLLFGAQGWFGGWLIEHNIKILFAVPGIVLATIFVTFPFVARELIPLMQSQGSEEEEAALVLGASGWKTFWHVTLPNIKWGLLYGVILCNARAMGEFGAVSVVSGHIRGQTNTIPLQVEILYNEYQFSAAFAVASLLALLALVTLALKSFIEWRLRDTHEQFQEQGS, encoded by the coding sequence GTGCCGCGCGCAGCACATGTGCCGGCCGCAACGCTGGAGCCGGTCTGGGTGCGCAGCCTGCTGATCGGTGTTGCGCTGGCTTTTCTTGCGCTGTTTCTGTTTGTGCCGCTGATGGCGGTGTTTGCCGAAGCCCTGAAAAAAGGCTGGGATGCCTACATCGCGGCGATCCTTGAAGAAGATGCATTGTCGGCGATCAAGCTGACGCTGATTACCGCCGCGATTGCCGTACCCTTGAATCTGATATTCGGCGTGGCCGCTTCGTGGTGTATCGCCAAATTCGATTTTCGCGGAAAAAGTTTTTTGCTGACCCTGATCGATTTGCCGTTTTCGGTTTCGCCGGTGATTTCCGGTCTGATTTACGTGCTGCTGTTCGGTGCGCAAGGCTGGTTCGGCGGCTGGCTGATTGAACACAATATCAAGATCCTGTTTGCGGTACCGGGTATCGTGCTGGCCACCATCTTCGTCACTTTTCCATTCGTGGCGCGTGAATTGATCCCGCTGATGCAATCGCAGGGTAGCGAAGAGGAAGAAGCGGCGCTGGTACTGGGCGCCTCGGGCTGGAAAACCTTCTGGCATGTGACGCTGCCGAATATCAAATGGGGTTTGCTGTACGGCGTCATTCTGTGCAATGCGCGGGCGATGGGCGAATTTGGCGCAGTTTCGGTAGTTTCCGGGCACATACGCGGACAAACGAATACCATTCCGCTACAGGTTGAGATTCTGTATAACGAATACCAGTTTTCCGCAGCATTCGCAGTCGCTTCGTTGCTGGCATTGCTGGCACTGGTTACACTGGCGCTCAAATCATTTATCGAATGGCGTTTGCGGGACACACACGAACAGTTTCAGGAGCAGGGATCATGA
- the cbl gene encoding HTH-type transcriptional regulator CysB-like (Evidence 2a : Function of homologous gene experimentally demonstrated in an other organism; PubMedId : 15333946; Product type r : regulator): protein MNFQQLRSIRETARCGFNLTEVANVLFTSQPGVSRQIRELEEELGVDIFERNGKRLTGLTDPGRGILTIIDRLLLEAENLQRASQEYAGQEIGTLAVATTHTQARYMLPEVVQAFRAEFPKVRIALQQSSPEHIAEWVLSGKADIGIATEGLSQFEDLVSFPCYRWHHAIVVPQGHALLSHAPVTLEALAKYPLITYDLGFTGRGHIDDAFKSADIAPDIVLTAMDSDVIQQYVSLGLGVGIVASMAVQHNGSHGLAVIDGSHLFAQNVTRLAVRRGAYLRQYTYSFIQQFAPELTRADIDRALKPAA, encoded by the coding sequence ATGAATTTTCAGCAATTACGATCGATACGCGAAACCGCGCGTTGCGGCTTTAATCTGACCGAGGTGGCGAACGTGCTGTTTACGTCCCAGCCCGGCGTGAGTCGTCAAATACGCGAGCTGGAGGAAGAGCTGGGCGTCGATATTTTCGAGCGCAACGGCAAGCGCCTGACAGGTCTGACCGATCCCGGTCGCGGCATTCTGACGATCATCGATCGCTTGTTGCTGGAAGCGGAAAACCTGCAGCGCGCCAGCCAGGAATATGCCGGACAGGAAATCGGTACGCTGGCTGTGGCCACCACCCATACGCAGGCGCGCTACATGCTGCCGGAAGTCGTGCAGGCATTTCGCGCCGAGTTCCCGAAAGTACGCATCGCCTTGCAGCAGAGTTCGCCGGAACATATTGCCGAATGGGTATTGTCGGGCAAGGCGGATATCGGGATTGCCACCGAGGGTTTGAGCCAGTTTGAAGATCTGGTTTCCTTTCCCTGCTATCGCTGGCACCATGCGATTGTAGTGCCGCAAGGGCATGCCTTGTTGTCGCATGCGCCGGTCACGCTGGAAGCGCTGGCAAAATATCCATTGATTACCTACGATCTCGGTTTTACCGGTCGCGGACATATCGATGATGCATTTAAAAGTGCCGATATCGCCCCCGACATCGTATTGACGGCCATGGACTCGGACGTGATTCAGCAATATGTGTCGCTGGGTCTGGGCGTGGGCATAGTCGCCTCGATGGCAGTGCAGCACAACGGCAGCCACGGCCTGGCAGTCATCGATGGATCGCATCTTTTTGCGCAGAATGTGACGCGTCTGGCAGTACGTCGCGGCGCCTATCTGCGGCAATATACCTATAGCTTCATTCAACAGTTTGCACCGGAATTGACGCGTGCCGATATCGACAGGGCGCTGAAACCGGCTGCGTAA